GCGATAAGCGATGGCGCCCTGTCTGCCGAGTACCAACCGAAGTTCCACATGGTCACCGGGCGGATCATTGGTGTGGAGGCTTTGGTGCGCTGGCCGCATCCACGGTTGGGCACCCTGCTGCCGGACCAGTTCCTGCCGATGGCACGACAGAACGGGTTGATGGGAGCACTGACAGAGCTGGTACTGCACCGAGCGGCCGACGACGCCGTCGCATGGCACGCGATGGGATTCCCAGTTCCGTTCGCCATCAACCTTTTTCCGCCGTCACTGAACGAGCTCAGCCTGGCGTCGACGGTCGCCGGGGTGATGGCCGAACGCCATCTTCCGTTCGATCACGTGACAGTGGAGATCACCGAGGAACTCGTGCTGAGTAATCCGGAGCGTGCGCGTGAGGTCTTGATTCGGTTGCACGAATTCGGCATTCAAGTCGCCCTCGATGATTTCGGAAGTGGCTACTCTGCTTTGAACTACCTGATCCAGTTGCCTATCGACGAACTCAAACTCGACCGGAACCTCGTCGCACCGATATCGGAGGATCCGCCCGCGGCGATCATCGTCCGCAAAGTCATCGAGCTGACACGGGAACTGGGCATGGTGTGCGTCGCCGAGGGTGTCGAGAACTCGGCGACCGCGGACCTGCTCATCAGCTACGGCTGTGAGGTCGCGCAGGGCTACTACTACAGCCCGCCGGTGACGGCTGACGCGCTGCAACGCATGTTGTCTGCGCAGCACACGCCGATAGCCGAGCGGGCGACAACACTGGCCGCGCACGCACAATTCGACGAGCGCTCGATACAGCCGTAACAGCTCCGGTTGACTACTTGGCCACTGGCGATGTTGGTGACCACACCGGTCACGCAGGCCGCGTCACACACAGAGAGTTCAGAAGGTGTTCCGATCCCACGTCTGCCGGCCGACAGAAATGTTCGCTGGGATCGATCACATCGATCTGCACACCTGATGCGTGGATTGCGTGCTGTTTGAATGCACGGGCCGCGGAACCCAGAACGCGAGAGAGAGCATCACCGTCAGCAGCATCGTGCGCGCGCGCGTCGACGAATACGACCTCGGCAACCTGCCTCTTCACGGCGTACTCAACGCACTCCTTCACCCGGTTATTCGCCGCGTGAAGGCCCGTCGTGATGACGAGAACCTTTGGCAAAGACGCATCCTGATTCAGCAGCGTTTGGAGGTCACCGCATCGCGCGCCGACGATATCGATTGCGCGCGAACAGATAACGTCCGGTGCGTACACCGTCACATCCCACCCAGCTGCCGCCCAGTCAAATATGGAGCCGCCGGCGCATTGCACCGCGTCCGAGGCGCTCTGCGCCATGACGCCCAAGGCGTATCTGACCGCTGAATCAGTTATGCACCGCATTCTGCTACGAGGATCTGCCACCGGTCATTATCGTCGCCATCCGCTCGCGCATCTCGCCATACGTGAGCGCCTGCGTACCCGGCTTGGGGATGCGACCGGCATCAACTTTGGGGGTCGACAAATCCATGTCCGCGACTTCTGCGCGCAGCGCAGCGACGGTGCACTTATCCCGGCCGAGCCGTTCGACGCCGGTATAGCCAAACGCGTTCGCCGCGTTTCGCCAGCAGATTGCCTCGATTTCATCGGGACTGCACCCCTCGAGCTCCTTCGCGAGTTGTTCCGGGGCATCAGGCCAACTCGAGTCCGAATGCGGGTAATCCATTTCCCAGCAGATGGTCTCGACGCCGATACGGTGCCGGTTCTCGATGCCAACCCGGTCACGGATGAAGCAGGACAGGAAGTTTCGACGAAAGACGTCGGTAGGGGTGTTGCCATCTCCGAGGTCGTCACCGGTCCATGCACGCTGCCGACCATAGATATCCTCGAATCGCTCCAGTAGGAACGGAATCCACCCGATACCGCCCTCCGAAAGAGCGAACTTGATGGTCGGGAACTCCTTGACGACGCGGGAGAACAGAAGGTCAGCGGTGAACCGTCCGGTGTCCAAAACCAGCATCGAATTGTAGGCGAGATAGCTGGTCTGATCCGAGGGCACCGGCATTCCTCCGCCCGTCCCGATGTGGATGTTGACGACCGTGTTGTTCTCACAAATGGCTTCCCACAAGACGTCCCAGTGGGGGTCCTGCCATGGCGGTTGGCCGTAATTGCCGACGTGCTGGGGCACCGTAACCGCGCGGCACCCGAGCGACGCGAGCCGCCGCACTTCGCTTGCGGATTTGACCGGATCCCACAGCGGAAGGATTCCCATCGGGATGAAGCGGTCGGGATGTGCGCCGCACCAATCCTCGATATGCCAGTCGTTGTAGGCCTTGACCATCACCGCCGAGACTTCACGGTCGCCCCGATAGGTGAACAACGCACCCGAGATGGTTGGAAACGAGGGGAAGCACACCGAGGCGAGCACTCCACTGGCGTTCATGTCTTCGACTCGGGCATCCACGTCGTAGCAGCCCTTACGCATGTCCTCGAACCGAGAGGGCTCGAAGCCCCACTCATCGTTGGGACGGCCCGCGACCGCATTCAATCCGATGTTGGGCAGCTTCATACCGTCATACACCCAGGCCACCGAGCCGTCGGCGTCTTCGACTATGCGCGGCGCGTCGTCCACATAACGTGCGGGGACGCGCTTGGCGAACATATCCGGCGGCTCGACTGTGTGGTCATCCACGCTGATCAAGACCAGATC
The sequence above is drawn from the Mycobacterium gallinarum genome and encodes:
- a CDS encoding amidohydrolase family protein, whose protein sequence is MVDPADLVLISVDDHTVEPPDMFAKRVPARYVDDAPRIVEDADGSVAWVYDGMKLPNIGLNAVAGRPNDEWGFEPSRFEDMRKGCYDVDARVEDMNASGVLASVCFPSFPTISGALFTYRGDREVSAVMVKAYNDWHIEDWCGAHPDRFIPMGILPLWDPVKSASEVRRLASLGCRAVTVPQHVGNYGQPPWQDPHWDVLWEAICENNTVVNIHIGTGGGMPVPSDQTSYLAYNSMLVLDTGRFTADLLFSRVVKEFPTIKFALSEGGIGWIPFLLERFEDIYGRQRAWTGDDLGDGNTPTDVFRRNFLSCFIRDRVGIENRHRIGVETICWEMDYPHSDSSWPDAPEQLAKELEGCSPDEIEAICWRNAANAFGYTGVERLGRDKCTVAALRAEVADMDLSTPKVDAGRIPKPGTQALTYGEMRERMATIMTGGRSS